Proteins from a single region of Palaemon carinicauda isolate YSFRI2023 chromosome 1, ASM3689809v2, whole genome shotgun sequence:
- the LOC137648070 gene encoding uncharacterized protein codes for MAALAMVLDNIMGCVNTGCYKDMNIIKETLKAHDEVVVPLLKCERCASNYCDDRVPRSLPCGHTMCTSCIEAMLAEDKPCPECNKRQEIDTKDELPVNYQLLRLTRVCKTKEIKLGSGNRAVLFVDVSKLPIKDELWKCNIHDSPKVLFCRSCNVWACEDCLVVDHPLPPRGTCRVLQLTDALDQIKKKYEEVATNIQKDIDTMTEDFQLEFRMHDFCLKHCSEERSHQRLMKKLEPLLAGTSEGNAEEVRKVNERLKKMINSFRATDSPEEVTTACKELFDFQEELKPIIKQEKERLTKARPSMLLHFSMDIKHLAESEVPIYVIFQKDEIHGWSCLSLINGRLLLCALNEGTPPGDGIKVPYQHIEMLLRPRGRTVFIEVETDEKTSLGRVFIKLQDTNPLTQQMFLMCSGQKGVSYRNTELFQNEKGRLSGGDYLKSDGSKGGTIVKGLGDCCTGSLYIGDKKGGVLGETFSTRFHIFLTGPDKYFCDALGRVTEGFQVVRDVAKSGLATKARVKDCGIFIPMKPFSDDSSDEDDGDDEDDKGDNDESDEENEE; via the exons ATGGCGGCCTTGGCCATGGTTCTCGATAATATCATGGGCTGCGTCAACACAGGCTGTTACAAGgatatgaatattataaaagaaacTCTGAAAGCGCACGATGAG GTTGTGGTTCCGTTGTTGAAATGTGAAAGATGTGCCAGTAATTACTGTGATGACCGTGTGCCCAGAAGCCTCCCATGTGGACACACAATGTGCACTTCCTGCATCGAGGCCATGCTTGCCGAAGATAAACCATGCCCAGAATGCAATAAAAGGCAAGAAATTGACACAAAAGATGAATTGCCAGTGAATTACCAACTATTAAGACTCACCCGGGTTtgtaaaacaaaagaaattaagcTCGGCTCTGGAAACAGGGCTGTATTGTTTGTTGACGTTTCTAAGCTTCCTATCAAGGACGAACTCTGGAAGTGTAACATCCACGACAGCCCTAAAGTGTTATTCTGCCGTTCTTGTAATGTTTGGGCCTGTGAAGACTGCTTGGTTGTAGATCATCCTCTTCCCCCAAGGGGCACCTGTAGGGTCCTCCAGTTGACTGACGCCTTAGATCAAATTAAGAAGAAGTATGAAGAGGTTGCTACGAATATCCAGAAGGATATTGACACCATGACAGAGGACTTCCAGCTTGAGTTTAGGATGCACGACTTTTGTCTGAAACACTGCTCTGAGGAGAGAAGTCATCAGCGTCTGATGAAGAAACTGGAACCTTTGTTGGCTGGGACAAGTGAAGGAAATGCTGAAGAAGTGAGGAAGGTTAATGAACGCTTGAAAAAGATGATAAATTCATTTCGTGCTACTGATTCTCCCGAAGAGGTTACAACTGCCTGTAAAGAGCTGTTTGACTTCCAAGAGGAATTGAAACCCATCATTAAACAGGAAAAGGAAAGACTGACAAAGGCTCGCCCGTCTATGTTGTTGCATTTCAGTATG GATATCAAACATTTAGCTGAGTCAGAGGTGCCTATTTATGTCATTTTTCAAAAGGACGAAATACACGGATGGTCTTGTCTTTCTCTCATCAATGGAAGACTTCTGCTTTGTGCTCTGAACGAAGGAACACCACCTGGTGATGGAATAAAAGTGCCA TACCAACATATTGAAATGCTGTTGAGACCCAGAGGGAGAACAGTATTCATTGAAGTGGAGACCGATGAAAAGACCTCACTAGGAAGAGTGTTTATAAAACTCCAAGATACCAATCCTCTGACCCAGCAAATGTTTCTAATGTGCTCAGGACAAAAGGGCGTCTCCTACAGGAACACCGAGCTCTTCCAGAATGAAAAAGGACGCCTTAGCGGAGGTGATTACCTAAAGAGTGACGGCTCCAAGGGAGGAACCATCGTGAAAGGACTCGGAGACTGTTGTACAGGTTCCTTGTATATCGGGGACAAGAAGGGAGGAGTCTTAGGCGAGACGTTTTCAACTAGATTTCACATTTTCCTCACAGGGCCGGATAAGTACTTCTGTGATGCTCTTGGTAGGGTCACTGAAGGTTTCCAGGTCGTGAGAGATGTTGCCAAGAGTGGACTGGCGACGAAAGCCCGCGTAAAAGACTGCGGTATCTTTATTCCTATGAAGCCATTCAGTGATGATTCTTCTGATGaggatgatggggatgatgaggatgataaggGTGATAATGACGAGAGTGATGAAGAAAATGAGGAATAA